DNA from Nerophis lumbriciformis linkage group LG39, RoL_Nlum_v2.1, whole genome shotgun sequence:
atcccaggtgtttaaggactagttgattggttgaggtgtccctgacagtacatcccaggtgtttaaggaGTAGTGGATTCGTTGAGGTGTCCCTGacagtacatcccaggtgtttaaggagtagtcgattggttgaggtgtccctgaCAGTACATCCGAGGTGTTTAAGGActagttgattggttgaggtgtccctgtcagtacatcccaggtgtttaaggagtagttgattggttgaggtgtccttgccagtacatcccaggtgtttaaggagtagttgattggttgaggtgtccctgtcagtacatcccaggtgtttaaggactagttgattggttgaggtgtccctgacagtacatcccaggtgtttaaggaGTAGTGGATTCGTTGAGGTGTCCCTGacagtacatcccaggtgtttaaggagtagtcgattggttgaggtgtccctgaCAGTACATCCGAGGTGTTTAAGGATtagttgattggttgaggtgtccctgtcagtacatcccaggtgtttaaggaGTTGTTGAGtggttgaggtgtccctgtcagtacatcccaggtgtttaaggagttgttgattggttgaggtgtccctgtcagtacatcccaggtgtttaaggactagttgattggttgaggtgtccctgacagtacatcccaggtgtttaaggagtagtggattggttgaggtgtccctgacagtacatcccaggtgtttaaggagtagtcgattggttgaggtgtccctgaCAGTACATCCGAGGTGTTTAAGGActagttgattggttgaggtgtccctgtcagtacatcccaggtgtttaaggactagttgattggttgaggtgtccctctcagtacatcccaggtgtttaaggagttgattggttgaggtgtccctgccagtacatcccaggtgtttaaggagtagttgattggttgaggtgtccctgccagtacatcccaggtgtttaaggactagttgattggttgaggtgtccctgacagtacatcccaggtgtttaaggagtagtggattggttgaggtgtccctgacagtacatcccaggtgtttaaggagtagtcgattggttgaggtgtccctgccagtacatcccaggtgtttaaggactagttgattggttgaggtgtccctgccagtacatcccaggtgtttaaggactagttgattggttgaggtgtccctgacagtacatcccaggtgtttaaggaGTAGTGGATTCGTTGAGGTGTCCCTGacagtacatcccaggtgtttaaggaGTAGTCGATTGGTTGAGTTGTCCCTGACAGTACATCCGAGGTGTTTAAGGActagttgattggttgaggtgtccctgtcagtacatcccaggtgtttaaggagttgttcattggttgaggtgtccctgtcagtacatcccaggtgtttaaggagttgttgattggttgaggtgtccctgtcagtacatcccaggtgtttaaggagtagttgattggttgaggtgtccctgacagtacatcccaggtgtttaaggagtagtggattggttgaggtgtccctgaCAGTACATCCGAGGTGTTTAAGGActagttgattggttgaggtgtccctgtcagtacatcccaggtgtttaaggactagttgattggttgaggtgtccctgtcagtacatcccaggtgtttgaggactagttgattggttgaggtgtccctgtcagtacatcccaggtgtttaaggactagttgattggttgaggtgtccctgtcagtacatcccaggtgtttaaggactagttgattggttgaggtgtccctgccagtacatcccaggtgtttgaggactagttgattggttgaggtgtccctgtcagtgcatcccaggtgtttaaggactagttgattggttgaggtgtccctgtcagtacatcccaggtatttaaggactagttgattggttgaggtgtccctgtcagtacatcccaggtgtttaaggactagttgattggttgaggtgtccctgtcggtacatcccaggtgtttaaggagtagttgattggttgaggtgtccctgacagtacatcccaggtgtttgAGGACTAGTTtattggttgaggtgtccctgtcagtacatcccaggtgtttaaggactagttgattggttgaggtgtccctgtcagtacatcccaggtatttaaggactagttgattggttgaggtgtccctgtcagtacatcccaggtgtttaaggactagttgattggttgaggtgtccctgtcggtacatcccaggtgtttaaggaGTAGTTGATTGGTTTAGGTGTCCCTgtcagtacatcccaggtgtttaaggactagttgattggttgaggtgtccctgacagtacatcccaggtgtttaaggaGTAGTGGATTCGTTGAGGTGTCCCTGacagtacatcccaggtgtttaaggagtagtcgattggttgaggtgtccctgaCAGTACATCCGAGGTGTTTAAGGActagttgattggttgaggtgtccctgtcagtacatcccaggtgtttaaggagtagttgattggttgaggtgtccttgccagtacatcccaggtgtttaaggagtagttgattggttgaggtgtccctgtcagtacatcccaggtgtttaaggactagttgattggttgaggtgtccctgacagtacatcccaggtgtttaaggaGTAGTGGATTCGTTGAGGTGTCCCTgtcagtacatcccaggtgtttaaggagtagtcgattggttgaggtgtccctgaCAGTACATCCGAGGTGTTTAAGGATtagttgattggttgaggtgtccctgtcagtacatcccaggtgtttaaggaGTTGTTGAGtggttgaggtgtccctgtcagtacatcccaggtgtttaaggagttgttgattggttgaggtgtccctgtcagtacatcccaggtgtttaaggactagttgattggttgaggtgtccctgacagtacatcccaggtgtttaaggagtagtggattggttgaggtgtccctgacagtacatcccaggtgtttaaggagtagtcgattggttgaggtgtccctgaCAGTACATCCGAGGTGTTTAAGGActagttgattggttgaggtgtccctgtcagtacatcccaggtgtttaaggactagttgattggttgaggtgtccctctcagtacatcccaggtgtttaaggagttgattggttgaggtgtccctgccagtacatcccaggtgtttaaggagtagttgattggttgaggtgtccctgccagtacatcccaggtgtttaaggactagttgattggttgaggtgtccctgacagtacatcccaggtgtttaaggagtagtggattggttgaggtgtccctgacagtacatcccaggtgtttaaggagtagtcgattggttgaggtgtccctgccagtacatcccaggtgtttaaggactagttgattggttgaggtgtccctgccagtacatcccaggtgtttaaggactagttgattggttgaggtgtccctgacagtacatcccaggtgtttaaggaGTAGTGGATTCGTTGAGGTGTCCCTGacagtacatcccaggtgtttaaggaGTAGTCGATTGGTTGAGTTGTCCCTGACAGTACATCCGAGGTGTTTAAGGActagttgattggttgaggtgtccctgtcagtacatcccaggtgtttaaggagttgttcattggttgaggtgtccctgtcagtacatcccaggtgtttaaggagttgttgattggttgaggtgtccctgtcagtacatcccaggtgtttaaggagtagttgattggttgaggtgtccctgacagtacatcccaggtgtttaaggagtagtggattggttgaggtgtccctgaCAGTACATCCGAGGTGTTTAAGGActagttgattggttgaggtgtccctgtcagtacatcccaggtgtttaaggactagttgattggttgaggtgtccctctcagtacatcccaggtgtttaaggagttgattggttgaggtgtccctgtcagtacatcccaggtgtttaaggagtagttgattggttgaggtgtccctgccagtacatcccaggtgtttaaggactagttgattggttgaggtgtccctgccagtacatcccaggtgtttaaggactagttgattggttgaggtgtccctgaCAGTACATCCCAGGCAAAGACGCCAAGTACGTCTTCTACAACTGGGTGGTGTCCAACGACACGTCGCTGACTCTCCGGAACCAGCCGGTCAACTACACCTTCAGCTGCGTGTACCCAGCCTCCTACCTGGTCAACAACGCCGTCTTCAGCCAGAGGTAAGATCTCGTCCACCCGCCCGCCGCCGCCGCCCCCGCAGGTGAGGAAGACGTTGACACAAAGACTGTCAGTGTTTGGACTCCACCGTCTGCTTCTTCCAGAGTGGCGACCGTCTACGTCAACAACGGCACCTCGGGCACGTTTATGTCCCAGTTGTCTCTGGGCGTGTTCACTGTGagtccctcccccccccccccccccccccccccgtgcacGCCGGGCCGAGGTCAGAGGTGAAATGAATGTGTTCTCCAGAACGCCAAGTTCTTGTACGCCAAGGAGGCGCCCTACGTGATCGACACCTCCGAGATCGGCTCGGACGTCTTCATTGGCGTGGAGGCCAAAGGACTCAGCAGCAGGTTCAAAGTGGTCATCGCCAACTGCTGGGCCACGCCCACACCTTACTCCACCGACAGGAAGAGGTGGAGCCTCATCATCAACAGGTACCTTCGCCACGGCCTTACCTTTTGTCTTGGTGGCGTGACGAGAAGATCCAGCAGAGAAGGTTTAATATTCAATTTGTGTGAAGAATTACTTCAAAATAActcatcctggtctccatggcgacaaataaagtgagtttcttacaactaccattatcactggaggacgaggaatagctaaacatgcttcactacacaccgtagctcaccagcatcacaatgtaaacaaacaccatgtggatctacacctgatatccactgtaatgataccaagtacaatagggtatttagtcgatactactatttttttttcattatttatttatgatgaaaaaaaaacaaaactatgattacatcgatattttttatcgtcgctAAATGcattaattcatattatgtttataaagtcagtaaatacgtccctggacacatgaggactttgaatatgaccaatgtatgatcctgtaactacttggtatcacatccatacctaaatgtgtggtatcatccaaaactaatgtcaagtatcaaagaagagaagaataagtgattattacattttaacagaaaagtatggaaatatattttggtaccggtaccaaaatattggtatggagacaacactaAAGCATACCAGTAAAGCGGGCTGTGACTCCTCCTCTTCCACCCAACATAAAACAAAGAGGAGTcaaataaacaattaaaatgttctgtattttcttcTGTGAAAGTTCCAAGAAAGTGAgcagtggaaatgacaaatgcttTACAGCCTCAAAGTTTATTTGACAGAAAATAGTTGAAATTCAAAATAAGTTCTACTCATCATTGTCTTCATTACTTTTGATTGACCTTATTTGACCCTCTTTCAcccttttttaccttttatattcctttttcattgtttaatttcttttaccttctatttaactttttttttttattttttttttattttaccttttatattccttttttttttaccgtgttTACCTTCTTTAACtttgtatttaacttttttttaaacttttttatttaccttctattaaaCTAATTGTCCTTTTTATATCACTTTTTTTAATcttgtatttaccttctatttatacttattttaccttcttgtACTTTCTATTTCactttatattatttttaaaatgagtcatatattatttttaacgCTTCAAGCTGTATATCAACttcaaatctaaagttaaaagaatgttttatgcctttttagtTAAAGAAAACATTATTTATGGcgaaaaacacaaaatctaaaaGTTTCAgttcaatatttgatgtgacgtagtTGGAGacttaaataattaataattaattaggacagttaaaaataaattatactaaAACTCTCAAGGATCTAAAAGGGCCCCAATCAAAGTGTTCAAAATATgccacatattattattattattatttttttttttttttcaacatttaagtCTCCAAATCAATTATCTGTCAAGTgcatgtttttataatttttttgaaatgttttttgtctGTTTCTTACatacttttttcatacaaaacatAAAAATTTTAtgccaaatacaaaatttgcaatattttccccccaaaatcatTTTagggtgtaatatttgatgtgaattaatttgagctgtaaataggtcaataattcatattttCTAAGCAAAGACAGTTAAAAAACAATCTCACTAAAACTCTCAAGGATCCAAAAGGCCTCAATTAAAAGGTGTTAAAAATAggctacatattattattattatttttttttttttttttactttctgttcgttataatttttaaaaatgttttttttattttttttacctcttttttcatacaaaacttataatttttatgccaaacacaaaacttgcaatattttcccctgaAAACCTTTTagggtgtaatatttgatgtgaattatttggagccctaaattggtcaataattcctaacaacattgattttggttcAATATTATTCTTTCGACAGtttcaaagacaaaaaaaagtttgtgttattagagcatacttgccaaccctcccgaattttccgggagactcccgaaattcagcgcctctcccgaaaaccttccgggacaaatattctcccgaaaatctcccgattttcagccggagctggaggccacgccccctccagctccatgcggacctgagtgaggacagccttttttcacacaagaactaaatcatccagactagagataaattgtattattatgtttatcttacctaaaaataaatatatttactaattaaaaaaaacaaaaactaaatacatttttactatattttgctaaaaatatcaaaattatttatttatttgttttttttctgactccttattacatccagccatagaattatacattaaaataaacatatttgaaataattaattttaaattatcataataattcatttaaaatgaccatatttcattattaaaataattgcttgtttatctttagcattttattcattacattttgaagctctcagaagccaagttatgttatatcccaaaagatttatttatgcaagtttgaagtatcaattatctaaacacagttttgtttgcatattttcaggatgtatatatatatatatatatatatatatgtatatatatatccatccatccatccatcttcttccgcttatccgaggtcgggtcgcgggggcagcagcctaagcagggaagcccagacttccctctccccagccacttggtccagctcctcccgggggatcccgaggcgttcccaggccagccgggagacatagtcttcccagcatgtcctgggtcttcctcgtggcctcctaccggtcggacatgccctaaacacctccttagggaggcgttcgggtggcatcctgaccagatgcccgaacctcctcatctggctcctctccatgtggaggagcagcggctttactttgagctcctctcggatgacagagcttctcaccctatctctaagggagagccccgccacccggcggaggaaactcatttgggccgcttgtacccgtgatcttgtcctttcggtcatgacccaaagctcatgaccataggtgaggatgggaacgtagatcgaccggtaaattgagagctttgccttccggctcagctccttcttcaccacaacggatcgatacagcgtccgcattactgaagacgccgcaccgatccgcctgtcgatctcacgatccactcttccctcactcgtgaacaagactctgaggtacttgaactcctccacttggggcaagatctcctccccaacccggagatggcactccacccttttccgggcgagaaccatggactcggacttggaggtgctgattctcatcccagtcgcttcacactcggctgcgaaccgatccagtgagagctgaagatcctggccagatgaaaccatcaggaccaaatcatctgcaaaaagcagagacctaatcctgcagccaccaaaccggatcccctcaacgccttgactgcgcctagaaattctgtccataaaagttcagaacagaatgggtgacaaagggcagccttggcggagtccaaccctcactggaaacgtgtccgacttactgccagcaatgcaaaccaagctctgacactgatcatacagggagcggaccgccacaatcagacagtccgaaaccccatattctctgagcactccccacaggacttcccgagggacacggtcgaatgccttctccaagtccacaaagcacatgtagactggttgggcaaactcccatgcaccctcaaggaccctgccgagagtatagagctggtccacagttccacgaccaggaccaaaaccacactgttcctcctgaatccgaggttcgactatccggcgtagcctcctctccagtacacctgaatagaccttaccggaaaggctgaggagtgtgatcccacgatagctagaacacaccctccggttcccctttttaaagagaggaaccaccaccccggtctgccaatccagaggtaccgcccccgatgtccacgcgatgctgcagagtcttgtcaaccaagacagccccacagcatccagagccttaaggaactccgggcggatatatatatatatatatatatatatatatatatatatatatatatatatatatatatatatatatatatatatatatatatatatatgaaatacttcacttagtgaattctagctgtcaatatactcctcccctcttaaccacgcccccaaccacgccccgccccacccctgaccacgccccccgccccccacctcccgaaatcggaggtttcaaggtttgcaagtatgtattagagtcaacattgctacGTTACCTTCTTAAATTTcacctttttgctcttttattccatttattaatttttaaaaaaaaagtattttttgaagGCACCGCTAACAAGTGGGCTGCACTTTGGCCACCTCTGAGCGAGGAGAATCATTTTGAAATGATTATGAAATAAGTGCACCTGCAGTAATTCAgtcaattctgcctagcaacaagaatAATGTTCCACCAGCTGCCCGTCTGACCACACGGTCAGCATCTTCGAGAACGCCAAGGAGGGACGCTCCACCTTCAAGTTCCGCTCCTTCCGCTTCCAGGGCCAGGACAAGGTGTCCACGGTCTGGCTGCACTGCCAGGTCCACGTGTGCGACGGCGAGAGGCTCGTCTGTCAGGCCGTGAGTGTGCGTGGCACGCCCCACAGGAAGTGCTTATTTCACCTCTTCCTTTCCTCCCTCCAAAGGGTCCGTGTCCAGCCAGCAGACTGGCATGGAAGGCGGAGCCAAAGGGCGGGGTCCTCACAGCTGAGTTCTCCATTAAAGGTGCAGTACGTCAGGATGGAAGAACCAGTCCAATAAGACATTTCATTATAGTAGTTTTGTCTCCACAGGTGACGGATCCTCCGGCCGTGGACACGTCACAGGTGATGCCTTTCAGTCATCACAGGAAATGTTCATAAGTAGTcctttaagtcaggggtgtccaaagtgaggcTCGGGGGTCGCTAACGGTGttgtaaccagtgttgggttagttactgaaaagcagtaactagttacagttactagttacttcatttcaaaagtaactcagttactaactcagttacttacaccaaaaagtaatgcgttactgtgaaaagtaactattaagttacttcttttttcttttttttttaaagctccaattaatgcccttttagccttcatttcagtactgttattgcactggacaataatacaatctgttgatcaacttgacatgcatttgtatcactcaactctgctaagccatgtggtctacatacaacacacaaagacaaagatatgttacaaaggccaatttgtttctggccagaacaaattgacaaaactattttaaatagctgcaacataacatacataagtaacaaacagcacaaTAAAGCTagaaagaaaggcacacactacatacacaaagtctaaccaggcattttcttcctcaagtaattctgatacaaaatcatgtctgaagcccagaacactctacacatttccccagttttagtttagagataaggaaagattggcctggcccactagcatcccttttatactttatagtctatacatttagagtgatgtgataatcaaacactctagaagtctagaatgaaaaagtatataagagaattgacagcgacGTTCtttctcaggagcgcgcatgtgcaattgcacactgctcaagcgtcctctgcgcacggcaaatctatgccacgcacaaaatcaaataaaaaaataagcgcataacaattttcgacacgacacggacacgacagagaaaaccgttttcgtcatcattgttcaaatattgtaacgtctgtcgagacgctttgaggacatgaattccatccatcactttactgagcaaaactctttactgtcggccataaacacatcaccaaaacattagtaaaaaaaatgatatctagcaaaagtggtcattttctgcagtacaaaccagaccaaaagcaactttgttatatcaacagcagccgctcgctctctcacgtgcgccaacacttgcacatatggcacttagccagtgatgcgtttacagccacacaaaaagtcggacaactccaacaccacacataaagtgtcattccaggtcgttacactatgatttaccaatcaaatgtgtgcttattctagtgtcatttattaggaatcttaatttatacatattaatcattaaatgctgttagtatattaaataaatactaataaaaatatattttttacaaacaggaagttgcaggaatgtacacatgatcccctgcttacatctcattgtgcaacatgtgaatgttttaatgggaactaaatgcaatgtctgaaaggggtacaaattatttccaaagcaggacctccacccaggcaaacaatacaagtacggtacacagttcatgaaaaacaatatttgttgttattgtcattgtaagtgggcctaaacacttatattagaaatggaaatgactgctgtcatttgattctaataataagagaatgttgtctgtctatctgtgttggccctgtgatgaggtggggacttgtccagggtgtaccctgccttccacccgaatgcagctgagataggctccagcgaccccgaaagggacaagcggtagaaaatggatggatggatggagatgtaagttgttatttagtgaggtttgggccaggtgtgctgctggtgtagccacagtgtgcacgtctaaagttgctcacatggactccactcaatgctcagggactttttgcatttgctcacacacatcaacaattagagggaacattgattgacagagtgtgtaccttcagcggtgaatggtggtggtggtggaggtgaagtggcatcagagtctctgtctctctttactagcttcgtggaagcatgttgctatgtagctgtttcagcagatttgaattgctgttttgggcagtagatggcatctttgatccaaagcacaatttacatttaactaaaatgttctttactttgtgctcgacaaaagaaaagtagtgaaaatatctccatgttagcaaactcgacttctggctccgccatgatcagacacgcccccccccccccccccccccccccccccccccctcgctccccacactcacactcagacacacccacacagagcgcatgtctctctctcttctccggcttgtgacacaagaagaatcagaacgatgacacagcagcgctccaataaaacacactttatactacataaaaagtaacgtaaaataacgcagtaacgcatcatgtagtaacggtaactgagttactaaatataaaaaaataacgcgttagattactagttaccgccgaaactaacggcgttacagtaacgcgttactttgtaacgcgttagtcccaacactggttgtaaCGGACCTAAAAGTCATGAATGTTAAGAGTGAAATGTCATGATAGTAAAAgtcatgaatcaatcaatcaatcaatcaatgtttatttatatagccctaaatcacaagtgtctcaaagggctgcacaagccacaacgacatcctcggtacaaagcccacataagggcaaggaaaaactcaccccagtgggacgtcgatgtgaatgactatgagaaaccttggagaggaccgcatatgtgggtaaccccccccctctaggggagaccgaaagcaatggatgtcgagtgggtctaacataatattgtgagagtccagtccatagtggatctaacataatagtaagagtccagtccatagtggatctaacataatagtaagagtccagtccatagtggatctaacataatagtaagagtccagtccatagtggatctaacataatagtgtgagagtccagtccatagtggatctaacataatagtgagagtccagtccatagtggatctaa
Protein-coding regions in this window:
- the tectb gene encoding beta-tectorin; the encoded protein is MAAIAALVMLLPVTWTCAPQKADYMVVSCFPNAIIANVPECPYGWEIEQLSLGGVCSSGVHGSGYYRFLIPDLTPRNHSYCGTQSEYIPGKDAKYVFYNWVVSNDTSLTLRNQPVNYTFSCVYPASYLVNNAVFSQRVATVYVNNGTSGTFMSQLSLGVFTNAKFLYAKEAPYVIDTSEIGSDVFIGVEAKGLSSRFKVVIANCWATPTPYSTDRKRWSLIINSCPSDHTVSIFENAKEGRSTFKFRSFRFQGQDKVSTVWLHCQVHVCDGERLVCQAGPCPASRLAWKAEPKGGVLTAEFSIKGAVTDPPAVDTSQELLPPSCCSPSQTRVAFHSPFTWTECWESGSARTRR